In Telopea speciosissima isolate NSW1024214 ecotype Mountain lineage chromosome 10, Tspe_v1, whole genome shotgun sequence, the DNA window TAGTTTTAAGACTCTATTCAATAGAACCCTGAGTAGGATATacaatcaaataagaaattgGATGATACAGATCACATAGATCAGTAGGGGGGGAACCCATATTTTGGAGATCTACAGATAAGGAATTGAAGTCTGTACACAAATGTACAACATTCAGATGCTTTAATCACAACTAATAATGGAAATATTATTAAATGaagtaaaccaaaaatcatTTGTCAGCGATATGCATAGCCAAAGAAAACTCAGCTATTAACATACCCCTTCTGAATAATGTAAATTAACAAGCTAGTAATTAGAAGGTGGAGAAAGCAGATGTGACATCAAAAGAGAGAGCAACAAGAACCCTAATCTAAGACACAAATGTATACCATACACCTATATCCATGCAACTGAAAGCATGGCTGCTGCATTGCAATTTCAGGCAGTCAAAGCTCTCACATTAGGAAATACTGCCTAAACTCCCAAAAAAGCCGTTTCCCCCCTAAAGGAATGAAAAACTGGAAACAGtaatcagaacttcaaatgaggAAAAAGAAACTTATGTTTCAATAACTGTAACATAAATGGAGCAAAGGAACTAACTTACAAAAGAACTAAAGTAGTGATTTACTGACTGATTTAcaatagaaaaggaagaagacagaaCCAATAgaaacttcaaaaaaattggAAGTGAAAAAATGTACACTGAAGCTCTTCAAATACAAGGAACTGGAAGTAAATCGAAGATGTAGCATAAGAAATGCCACATAAAAGTGAAATTAAGGACAAAATTGTCATAAACAGTAAAACTGACCTAAACGAGGCCACGCACTAAATGGGAATCATTTCAGCTGAAATCAGTTCCAGGCCTCTAAACGAGAGAGCCTCTTGGCATCCTGCTTTGAGACAACATGAGTTTTATGAGTGTTTGAAGTTTCAACATTAAGTGCGCCCAATTTTACAAAGGAAAGTACTGGAAGGAAATGACTTGGTAAACTCCCGcttttcttcaagtttttaaCTGAAGGAAATGCAAACTTAAACAATGTTTAGTAGATCAAGTCTCAAAAAACTTTCACACCAAACATGCAACAGAATACTCTAAAAggttcccaaaccaaaaaagggaTCATACAACcagacaataaaaaaaaactgcttTTAGAACATAATTGTTCAATAAACTGCCAGAAATCATAGTATTCACACTGTAAGAACTCAGGCAAATGCATACCTTTATTTTGCTGGCCATCCACATTCTTTTTCGTGGTTGCTGGTCCAATACGCATCGGCCTAGTCGAACAGAACATCCCATGCATTTCAGTCATGGCACGCTTTTGCTCATTTTCATCTCCAAACCTAACAAACCCATAACCCTTTGAACGTCCAGTTGTTCTATCAGTCACAACTTTAGCACCCTTGGTAGAGGGATAGTGACTCCTGAATGTCTCTTGTAACATGTAATCGGTAACATCAGCAGCTAAATCTCCCACAAATATTGGGAAGTCTGTTCCATCATCCTGACGTCTATCCCCAGAACTAAAAGTAGCCCAGTTCAGTCTAAAATTCTGCTCGGCATTAGGCATGGGTGTGCCATTGTATGTCTGTAAAATCCTCTCTGCAGCAGCGCGAGATACAAACTCAATAAAGCCATAACCGTCGGACTGACCAGTTTGTTTATTGCGGATAACCTTCACCGAGAGAACCTGCAAACAACAGCGGTAACATCATCCATTCCACCATAAAATGAAcatgataaataaatataatgCTACAACAAACATGAGAACTCAGTGCATCTGACTTATACTGGGAAACAACTGACATAGAGGACTTGCTGAGCTGTACATGCTCATTCCTGCCTCCTCTTTGTTCAAGATCTTacaaaaaacaaattgaattgAAAACACACTGACAAAAACAATTTTAGTCCAAAGGTAAGGGGTTTAATGCGGACCTTTCTCCCATTCATGTATAATTAATGGATCAACAGGGAAAGGATGTTTTCTTCCTTGTCCACAGCCCCAGGCAGATATTCTTGAACGAAGTTTATGCTAGTTTGGTCTTCAAAAACCGGGTAACAATTGATGAACTTGTAGCAAATCACACAATGAAATCaattgaaaaagaaacaaagaagaatttTGGTCTCTCAtcaatggcatctcaccatactctctcacagagagaagcacaaagctatgtttttctttcctcaatctcattaatcaaattcgtgtacaaggatGTAGCCCCTTAAAAACTtacatagaagactcaaaaacaggctcaaacactaaaaaggaaaggcctaacccaatccttaactaatacgGTATCCTAATTGACTatgaaagtgaaataataaagaaaacagactcaaaataggattctaactaaactaatgatgtAAATCCCAtcttcctactttctacccatattttaggctcattaaattggccaagcACAAAGTAAACcaatgggatcaaaagcccaacacctacataacccaacccaaagtttattctcaataaaataagccctttaggtgacttatctgcatcatcCACCCTTTCCATTGCAGTACTTTTGGAACCACAACCACATCAATTACGAGTAAGAAATCCATGTGGAAGATTACGGTCAATTGGAATTCCCTGTCCATGAGCTGGTTTCAACAGGAGCATGTCTGAAATCTGACTTAGTGACGATGATGatgccaacaaaaaaaataagggagaggcttctctgagcaagcagtaTAGGAGAGCGCACCAATCAAATGCAACGAAACGGTTTTGTAGATAGGacagcaaggtcatttcatgtgagagagatagagagagaaggtgCTAGTGTACTCTCGCCTAgtggctcagagaacctttttactaaaaataaatatattaacatttaaaaagaaaatgcaatGTGATATTTATAGTACTTGCATCAATGAAATCATTGAAACAAATTAAATTAGACAGGTGGTATACAGTACATCAACGACATTGAAGCATAATCGAGGCATCAATGTATGTACTTTAAGAAATATTTGCAAGTCTGCttaaaagcaaaaagaaaagaataagggAAAGAGCAAGTATACTTGATCTTGACAATGACGTGAACATGTATAAATTCATATAGACATATACACATGCTTGCACCATAGTAGAACTTTATGTGGCACACTGTGGACAGCGAAGGTTAACATAGTGAAGCAATAACTTAGATTTCAAATCCAAAAtacacataaaataaaaagaattccAGCACTTTGGATGACAAAATTAGAACATAATAGCACCAagtatgccaagttcagcagcTTTAGccaaaggaaggaaagaaagaaagacaaagaaaCCACAAAAACTATGTTGGAACTTTCCCACTGAATTTCTCGATCCAAGAAGGCAACAAATGTAAGCACAATATATAATTCATTCTGGGGTACCCTCATCTAgatcaacaaaaaataaataaatacagagaaaaatattttctaactttccttttcattgttttctttaatATCTAAATTTATCATCAATAAATCCTTAAGCAAAAGATGGGATCTGTAACATGTAGCGAGCAACTACAGGGTGTGCCCTGAGGACAGAACACAAACAATGTACGATGAATTTTACCCCAGAACATGAGTTACCATTTGAtcatcttttttactttttgggtttaACAAATCATTTAATCATCACGAAGACAAACAGTGTACCTGAACTTGAGCAATCATCACAAAATTCTCTTAAGCGGCAAGGATAATCCATATTCCCCATTGCCTAATTTTTTAACTGACAAATAGTGCGTTTAGTACTAAGTTGATTGACAAGACAGCCAGCGTTGTGTATTCAACACCCTGGGGTATCTTTAAAACCCTAATGCCTTGACAACATAATAACCTATTGAGATCCACGGCTGTTGGGTCAGGTATAGATTCATCTAACCAAAATAAtttcaccaataacaataaGATATTGCACATTCAAGATATCTGCAACAATATCCtgaaaaaagggtaaaattcTTCGACTCCCAAATAAGATGAAAGAAACGGCATGTAAAATTCTTCTAGAATCTCAAAGATGATGAAAGCGCAGTATTTTACCTCGTTTGTATAAGCAACACAACTGTGAATGTAGTTCTCTTCCATCCATTGCTGTAAATCTCCGATCCAAAGCGTGCGAATCTCATCTGCGCTTGCTGGTTGCGCGGACATGTACTGCTGCTGCGGTTGGGGCTGTGGTTGCTGAGGTGGTACCTGCGGCTGCGGGGCTGGCTGTGACTGTTGGGCCCACGCATGAGGGGGCTGTGGCTGAAGAGGCTGTTGTGAAGGCATCATCATCCACTGCTGTTGCGGTGGTGGCTGCTGCTGGTGCTGTTGATCCATCGGTGGTGGAGCCATCCGAGGAGGAACCACGCCTGTTGCAGGTTGCATCATCTTCGCTCCAATAACAATACTATCGAAGAAACCCTAAGCCTAAAGACCTAGATAGCAACAACAACCGTAAGACAACGGAAAAACCGGACGGAACCAACCTTGATAAGGAGCGCCTAAAGGCGGTACAGAAATTTCTTATCCTAACCCTACAACAGAAGAAGGACGGAACACAGGAGGAGATAAGGGCTCGGGGTCagagaaaccctaaccctaaaaaaaaataatggactGCGAAAAGAGAGTTTGTTCTGGAACTGCGACGAGAATAAAAGGAGAGGGATAATTGTTGAATgaaggggtgtcaattccaggcccgaaCGAGCCCGTCCGGTGTGGGTTCTAGCCCGTCAAGTGTCTGACCAAACCAATCGAGCCCAACCTAACCAGCCTTAGtcgaatttttatctgctgctgtgcgcatcgtgtggTGCAACAGCAGCTATGTATGCACAGCGGatcccactgtgcacacatggcggCTGCTATGccacacgatgcgcacagcagcgctacagttacagcagcggataaaggttCGATTTAGCCTGCCCGGTGAACACCtgatttattttatatatatttaattattaaatatatataatacgCGTACCCCCCTGAAATGCActcaatattcctcgtacccccctaaagttctgacaagtccacgtaccacccctgaaaattccacgtaccacccctactttacctcCCTAAAGCCCTTTAAGTCCACACTaggtgttaaatgctaaaaaatgaccaaactaccctttcttctatcttttctaaaatttgaaaagacctaattgccctgacctatttttttaaatttgaaaagactaaaatgccctcatcttccccaaatcatcatcttcttttacatacccaatactaccaccgccaccaccattaacaccatcaccaccttgaagccccacctccagcaccacctccaactcctccaccatCGCTCAATGAGGTCTCACAAGTTGATACTTGGCATTGCATCATCCTACAGTTGTTATTGATTTCACTAAAAATACCTAGCTAACCCACTCACTCTACCCGATTTCCAAAACCCACTCCCAAACCTGATTATTGAAACAAAGACCCTATTTTGAAGATGGGATGTTGTTGAGAGAGTTCGAAGATTTTACCCTAAATGTTCAATCCCCCACATTAAATTACATTGAAGCTTGAAACCCATCTTTAAAACCAAGCTTGTTACCCCTCCATAGGCTCATCATATGCTTCATTCTATCTTTAATTTCTCCATTTTCTAATgaagctggagaagaagatagtgtttggACTCCGGAGATCTATTGGAACAGTGTGTTTGTTGCCGGAAACTGATACAGAGACAAAGAAAATGAGAGGAAAACCAATTTCAGGGAAAGCCATATTGGCTCTTGGCATTGTGAGCTTTCTTGCAGGATCACTCTTTGCAAAAAGGAAGTGGAATCATGTGGCGGAGAATAAAGAGTTTCGTCTTCCGGTAGTCCAAAATCACGTCGAGAAGCTTGGCCATGCGGGAAGGAGAGGAGTTCGATTTTCGAAATAGGGTCTTTGTTTCAATAATCAGGTTTGGGAGTGGGTTAGCTAGGTATTTTTAGTGAAATCAATAACAACTGCAGGATGATGCAATGCCAGGTATCAACTTGTGAGAGCTCATTGAGCGatggtggaggagttggaggtggtgctAGAGGTGGGGCTTcaaggtggtgatggtgttaatggtgggtgagtgatggtggtggtggtggtggtagtattgggtatgtaaaaggagatgatgatttggggaagatgagggcattttggtcttttcaaattttagaaaagatagaagaaaggatagtttggtcattttaagcATTTAacacctggtgtggacttaaatggatttagggggtaaagtaggggtggtacgtggaattttcaagggtggtacatggacttgtcagaaccttagg includes these proteins:
- the LOC122642367 gene encoding polyadenylate-binding protein RBP45-like isoform X2 yields the protein MMQPATGVVPPRMAPPPMDQQHQQQPPPQQQWMMMPSQQPLQPQPPHAWAQQSQPAPQPQVPPQQPQPQPQQQYMSAQPASADEIRTLWIGDLQQWMEENYIHSCVAYTNEVLSVKVIRNKQTGQSDGYGFIEFVSRAAAERILQTYNGTPMPNAEQNFRLNWATFSSGDRRQDDGTDFPIFVGDLAADVTDYMLQETFRSHYPSTKGAKVVTDRTTGRSKGYGFVRFGDENEQKRAMTEMHGMFCSTRPMRIGPATTKKNVDGQQNKASFQNAQGTQNENEANNTTIFVGGLDSNVTEDHLRQIFGQFGDLVHVKIPMGKRCGFVQFAIRACAEEALMMLDGTPLGGQNIRLSWGRSPSNKQPQPDQNQWNGGGYYGYAQGYESYGYAPAPQDPNMYSYGAYPGYGNYQQQQVRICLS
- the LOC122642367 gene encoding polyadenylate-binding protein RBP45-like isoform X1, which gives rise to MMQPATGVVPPRMAPPPMDQQHQQQPPPQQQWMMMPSQQPLQPQPPHAWAQQSQPAPQPQVPPQQPQPQPQQQYMSAQPASADEIRTLWIGDLQQWMEENYIHSCVAYTNEVLSVKVIRNKQTGQSDGYGFIEFVSRAAAERILQTYNGTPMPNAEQNFRLNWATFSSGDRRQDDGTDFPIFVGDLAADVTDYMLQETFRSHYPSTKGAKVVTDRTTGRSKGYGFVRFGDENEQKRAMTEMHGMFCSTRPMRIGPATTKKNVDGQQNKASFQNAQGTQNENEANNTTIFVGGLDSNVTEDHLRQIFGQFGDLVHVKIPMGKRCGFVQFAIRACAEEALMMLDGTPLGGQNIRLSWGRSPSNKQAASVVQPQPDQNQWNGGGYYGYAQGYESYGYAPAPQDPNMYSYGAYPGYGNYQQQQ